A genomic stretch from Fusarium musae strain F31 chromosome 9, whole genome shotgun sequence includes:
- a CDS encoding hypothetical protein (EggNog:ENOG41): MSSRPRRSAATKANEVISVHARWADSPERSERSMSSRRSGRASGVSVSRDDTSSPGGDRHLSLTVKLPSNKLRQATRGERGFEGGEIVSGKRNRGAKKSYVVDSSPDEDEEEEEEAEIEVEEDDDDEMDVDAEGEEDAEGDIDMDLAPPTITVSKPVRSKPAPRASAAKVIQDDDDDDDELSDPVDSDAGDETMGFGDETMADDGDEDAEGEEIEVAGQEGDEDDEDEEDEEEEEDEEGDGGDNDDEDDEDDDGDGNPDESIDLTKMTKRQRARFEDDNAHQYMRLSDEVQAKKVFTAEELSMRRQEMARRRRNLSEKRNEEVKMETINKLLKKQAPKINRKAAAAGVGGLEDSNKPDPVFVRWVSNKTGVRVAVTEEMLDSPAGQVFKPSSKLAPGKMVQEVA; the protein is encoded by the exons ATGAGCTCGCGTCCACGTCGCTCAGCGGCCACCAAGGCCAATGAAGTCATTTCTGTTCATGCCAGATGGGCTGACTCTCCAgaaagaagcgaaaggagCATGTCGTCACGACGCTCTGGTCGCGCCTCAGGCGTGTCCGTCTCCCGGGATGATACCTCATCACCAGGTGGCGATCGTCATTTGAGTTTGACTGTCAAACTTCCTTCCAACAAACTACGACAGGCTACACGCGGGGAGCGTGGCTTTGAAGGCGGAGAAATTGTATCCGGAAAGCGGAATCGAGGAGCTAAGAAAAGTTATGTGGTTGACTCAAGccccgatgaagatgaagaagaggaagaggaggcagAGATTGAggtggaggaagatgatgacgatgagatggatgttgacGCTGAGGGTGAGGAGGATGCCGAGGGAGACATCGATATGGATCTAGCTCCTCCAACCATCACTGTTTCCAAACCAGTCCGGTCCAAGCCAGCACCTCGAGCATCGGCTGCCAAGGTCATtcaggatgacgacgacgacgacgacgagcttAGTGACCCCGTTGATAGCGACGCTGGAGACGAGACTATGGGTTTTGGTGATGAGACCATGGCTGACGATGGTGACGAGGACGCTGAAGGcgaggagattgaggttgcaggccaagaaggagacgaggatgacgaagacgaagaagatgaggaggaagaagaagatgaagaaggcgatgGAGGCGAcaatgacgacgaagatgacgaagatgacgatggcgatggcaacCCAGACGAGTCTATCGATCTCACCAAAATGACAAAGCGGCAACGAGCTCGATTTGAAGATGACAACGCGCATCAGTACATGAGGTTGTCAGATG AGGTACAAGCGAAGAAGGTTTTTACAGCTGAGGAATTGTCCATGCGTCGACAGGAGATGGCCCGGCGACGCCGCAACTTGAGTGAAAAGCGAAATGAGGAAGTGAAG ATGGAAACGATTAACAAACTCCTCAAAAAGCAAGCACCCAAGATCAACCGCAAGGCTGCAGCTGCTGGCGTAGGCGGTCTAGAAGACTCAAACAAGCCTGATCCCGTCTTCGTTCGGTGGGTCAGTAACAAAACTGGAGTTCGAGTGGCAGTGACAGAAGAGATGCTTGACAGCCCGGCCGGTCAGGTTTTCAAGCCTTCATCTAAACTGGCACCGGGTAAGATGGTCCAGGAAGTTGCTTAA
- a CDS encoding hypothetical protein (EggNog:ENOG41) codes for MANMAQGNIQQGAAQQQQSQFFMEQNGNAFQFNNLQQQQQLAQFMQNQNGFGQMQQNQMIGGFTSPSDDTNNSANSGSPMVVGTHHFNPHWVQNSSSIPSMASGNPSFESFTQSQTPVMFNSQNQFLGNMQNSFMGNSLMPSMSGLSMQPPFFPTPPMGNAQTPFLSNTQASTIGDSQGQGFVQNMSGLRATAPSFTPAQNSPVPQQSAVSTANMTPQMHAHMQQMEMRINQQQAIINSMMMRQSGSSAQSNSQHGPALQMQQTSTTQVPSPRASTPGTPAALDSAAQSLSVQSPIAQTSTNEHVAVQSPTVASSTTQSSGSQGGNTIQTVPAPSANPDSMTEQGSRANQRDSSLTQIPGVMNTGLATNPSTRLLPQDVRPPDVPPLAQHKLKDFLGDVALEVVIPDLFGDQSSASQTSPTQDSSAEEPSTSASSNGFSPIEDRSKQRVYAPGIFAPRRSDGPEKINQKEKKLREAEDKGEQVFPSKRRVVRIDPEDPRLVRDENGLPITPQGDRYNIYYLPGPKEIDTAEINRLLAEIRAEKKNAMDEAARTGELIQNSKSAKRNRKSKTRVLKPPSENIVNKKRRKTTTTTTTTTTTTTTTATKTNSAPKVAGDAHLATTLGVEPSLNNGPIPHNSMDPFIIQSNTALPTQFTRGDVFNQQALTTTFAPQAVLDSDLTQSSTTGNTQPLAAGGDSTPQFLQENSFTSQTTYEQPTANLPGNDYTSQAFNPSGYSAMQTAEDFTNINDLSLEIPADLDPMIVDVGNTLDENLYFDTEPFARFSPTQSGSSHPPSTPVSDSGAAMADDHCLLPVSTWLAAHSGDDSTSHTVDPSMSVPYPDIVKTFQPEVSLGHNDTLSEPIDEISMLPQDDEQGTQLRKVSNELDRPPPEQTDIRVQIADIPNPHNRNLDAECAALIEHFRAGGELSRADRTILLSIAGIDPSIDVDAVNRQTAGVTEDMSSADFHDVPPDIFASLETIPENNLQDPNATASNDNTMLLVTGCSDFNSSSATGPASNWPRAAPNVSLAQMPYSPVVASPEAQDAPFQLPQGPEFHPQDPHNNLFGDVDNQSQGQDNTTNAASEGEFLNPAALSQITTTTLPPFTSTATATAAAVANTTKTGHNKRKADEEASAAPKKKARTKKAPIPQLALPHCEVRFDPGAQQ; via the exons ATGGCCAATATGGCCCAGGGAAACATCCAGCAAGGAGCTGCTCAACAG CAGCAGAGCCAGTTTTTCATGGAACAGAACGGAAATGCATTCCAGTTCAACAaccttcagcagcagcagcagctcgctCAGTTCATG CAGAATCAGAATGGCTTCGGCCAGATGCAGCAGAACCAGATGATTGGGGGTTTCACTTCTCCTTCTGATGATACAAACAACAGCGCCAACTCTGGCAGTCCCATGGTGGTTGGGACTCATCATTTTAACCCTCACTGGGTCCAGAACTCCTCTTCTATTCCCAGCATGGCCTCGGGCAACCCCAGCTTTGAGAGCTTCACTCAGTCTCAGACCCCCGTCATGTTCAACAGTCAGAACCAGTTCCTTGGCAACATGCAGAACTCGTTCATGGGCAATTCTCTGATGCCTTCCATGAGCGGCCTGAGCATGCAACCTCCTTTCTTTCCTACTCCTCCCATGGGAAATGCTCAGACTCCCTTTTTGAGCAACACCCAAGCTTCTACCATAGGCGATTCTCAGGGTCAGGGTTTCGTTCAGAACATGTCTGGTCTTCGGGCCACTGCACCCTCCTTCACTCCCGCTCAGAACAGCCCTGTGCCTCAGCAGAGTGCCGTCTCTACGGCGAATATGACTCCTCAGATGCACGCGCATATGCAGCAGATGGAGATGCGCATCAATCAGCAAcaagccatcatcaacagcatgaTGATGCGACAGTCTGGGTCCTCTGCCCAGTCCAACTCCCAACACGGACCAGCTCTTCAGATGCAGCAGACCTCAACCACTCAGGTTCCTAGCCCTCGTGCTTCTACTCCTGGAACACCTGCTGCCCTAGACTCTGCTGCACAGTCCCTTTCTGTCCAGTCTCCTATCGCACAGACCTCTACAAATGAGCATGTTGCGGTCCAGTCTCCTACTGTTGCGTCTTCAACTACTCAGTCCTCTGGTTCTCAGGGCGGTAACACCATTCAGACTGTTCCGGCCCCGAGTGCCAACCCAGACTCCATGACAGAGCAAGGTTCTCGTGCGAATCAGAGGGACAGCTCCTTGACTCAGATCCCAGGTGTGATGAACACTGGCCTCGCAACGAACCCTAGTACACGTCTTCTACCCCAGGATGTCAGACCTCCTGATGTTCCCCCTCTAGCTCAACATAAACTCAAAGACttccttggtgatgttgctcTCGAGGTCGTCATCCCAGACTTGTTCGGTGATCAGTCATCAGCTTCCCAAACTTCTCCTACCCAGGACTCTTCAGCAGAGGAGCCTTCTACCTCGGCGTCTTCAAATGGCTTTTCGCCGATCGAGGATCGGTCCAAGCAGCGTGTCTATGCTCCTGGTATCTTTGCTCCTCGGCGCTCTGATGGACCTGAGAAGATAAatcaaaaggaaaagaagcttCGCGAGGCCGAGGACAAGGGTGAGCAAGTCTTTCCCAGCAAACGCCGCGTCGTTCGCATCGACCCCGAAGACCCTCGATTGGTTCGCGATGAAAACGGCTTGCCTATCACACCCCAAGGTGATCGCTACAACA TCTACTACCTCCCCGGACCCAAGGAAATAGACACCGCAGAGATCAATAGATTGCTCGCAGAGATTCGGGCGGAGAAAAAGAATGCTATGGATGAAGCCGCCAGGACTGGTGAGCTGATCCAAAACTCAAAGTCTGCAAAGAGGAACAGGAAATCTAAGACTAGAGTTCTCAAACCCCCATCCGAGAACATTGTCAATAAGAAGCGACGCAagactactactactactactactactaccacaacaacaacaacaacagcaacaaaaaCAAATTCTGCTCCCAAAGTCGCTGGCGATGCTCACCTTGCCACTACTCTCGGCGTTGAGCCCTCTCTCAACAACGGTCCTATCCCTCACAATTCCATGGACCCCTTCATTATCCAGAGCAACACTGCCCTACCTACACAATTTACTCGCGGCGATGTCTTCAATCAGCAAGCTTTGACGACCACTTTCGCTCCCCAAGCTGTCCTTGACAGTGACCTCACCCAGTCATCTACTACTGGCAACACTCAACCACTTGCTGCTGGCGGTGATTCGACTCCTCAGTTCCTACAAGAGAACAGCTTCACTTCTCAGACCACCTACGAACAACCCACGGCTAACCTCCCTGGCAACGACTACACTTCCCAAGCTTTCAATCCATCGGGATATAGCGCCATGCAGACTGCTGAGGACTTTACCAACATTAAcgatctcagccttgagattCCTGCTGACCTCGATCCCATGATTGTTGACGTTGGAAATACCCTTGATGAGAACTTGTATTTCGATACTGAGCCTTTTGCTCGATTCTCCCCAACACAATCTGGCTCCTCCCATCCCCCATCGACTCCCGTCTCTGATTCTGGCGCTGCCATGGCCGATGACCACTGTCTTCTTCCTGTTTCCACATGGCTTGCTGCTCATTCTGGTGATGATTCTACATCCCACACTGTCGACCCTTCTATGTCTGTGCCCTATCCGGATATTGTCAAGACTTTTCAACCTGAGGTGTCCCTCGGACACAATGACACTTTGTCTGAGCCAATTGACGAAATCTCCATGCTTCCCCAAGATGATGAACAAGGCACCCAGCTGCGCAAAGTCTCCAACGAGCTCGATCGACCTCCCCCCGAGCAGACCGACATCAGAGTCCAAATTGCTGACATCCCCAACCCGCACAACCGAAACTTGGACGCTGAGTGCGCTGCCCTCATTGAGCATTTCCGAGCTGGTGGTGAGCTAAGCCGCGCTGATCGTACCATTCTTCTTTCGATTGCCGGAATAGACCCTTCTATCGACGTCGATGCCGTGAACAGGCAGACCGCGGGAGTGACCGAAGACATGTCTTCGGCTGATTTTCATGACGTCCCTCCGGATATCTTCGCCAGTCTTGAAACCATCCCTGAAAACAATCTTCAGGACCCCAACGCTACTGCTAGCAACGACAACACCATGTTGCTTGTTACTGGCTGCTCAGACTTCAACTCTTCTAGCGCTACTGGACCTGCCTCAAACTGGCCACGTGCCGCACCCAATGTGAGCCTTGCACAGATGCCGTACTCTCCCGTTGTAGCATCTCCAGAGGCTCAAGATGCCCCTTTCCAACTTCCACAGGGCCCCGAGTTCCACCCTCAAGACCCTCATAACAACCTGTTTGGTGATGTGGACAAT CAGTCCCAGGGCCAAGACAACACCACTAATGCAGCTTCCGAGGGAGAATTCCTGAACCCTGCTGCATTGAGCCAGATAACAACCACTACTCTACCTCCTTTCACTTccacagccacagccacagcTGCAGCTGTAGCCAATACCACCAAGACTGGTCACAACAAGCGCAAGGCGGATGAGGAAGCCAGTGCCgcgcccaagaagaaggctcgcACCAAGAAGGCCCCTATCCCACAACTCGCGTTGCCCCATTGCGAGGTTCGCTTTGACCCTGGCGCGCAGCAGTAA
- a CDS encoding hypothetical protein (EggNog:ENOG41) produces MIFSDIYKSPRSPIAKLRHHSVQLPTPLPTNTPDWYGEEHADLLSKDKVKQKEAVKRYLDAKVKNDWEFLWPSRVVEPPLLEGDVAVVDTASETHDAIEAVTSLDVTEPTKSVQDETRGDDGYQVDEPESSGNENGSDAESMYSTVSEDLVNFRTRLDWASDLSDDEDEPGPSRSPFRFDNPNNVGSSVQAVVQGKRAKRRRAVRKEMEWNEGLACFEARRNAWTGARTVRVRAKPATPPAVSPLSPRRFFFRRSMSTSPPASTIASTLPPQVSDASDNSSLARSDELRNARSKDTTPSTPPDSRNYPIEVLLPLPPPLLPPNNPLRASITPSVYLSLYDKVIIHSLQPSCPINLSDMLRACVTGWKRDGEWPPRPTMAPAPVAKKKKPKKPSNPSENAGSTVRRMSFGLLGRDKDDSTSGKGIRRSLVRALGIGEGTETPK; encoded by the coding sequence ATGATATTCTCGGATATTTACAAGAGCCCGCGATCACCCATCGCTAAGCTCCGTCACCACTCGGTCCAGTTGCCGACACCGCTGCCAACCAATACCCCAGATTGGTACGGCGAGGAACACGCagaccttctcagcaaggacaaggtgAAGCAGAAGGAAGCAGTGAAGAGGTATCTCGACGCCAAAGTCAAGAACGATTGGGAGTTCCTATGGCCTTCTCGCGTTGTCGAGCCCCCACTACTTGAGGGcgatgttgctgttgtcgaCACTGCATCTGAAACACATGATGCAATTGAGGCTGTCACCAGTCTCGATGTCACAGAACCGACAAAGTCTGTCCAGGATGAGACGCGCGGGGATGATGGCTACCAAGTCGATGAACCTGAGTCTTCAGGTAACGAAAACGGCAGCGATGCCGAGTCCATGTACAGTACTGTCTCTGAAGATTTAGTCAACTTTCGCACACGTCTAGACTGGGCCTCAGACCtttctgatgatgaggacgagccTGGACCTTCGCGATCACCTTTCCGCTTTGACAACCCCAACAATGTGGGCTCCAGTGTCCAAGCTGTGGTTCAGGGCAAGCGCGCCAAGCGAAGGAGAGCAGTTCGCAAGGAAATGGAATGGAACGAAGGACTCGCCTGTTTCGAAGCGCGGCGAAATGCATGGACGGGCGCACGAACTGTCCGCGTTCGGGCCAAGCCTGCAACGCCCCCTGCTGTGTCACCACTATCTCCCCGTCGATTCTTCTTCCGTCGCTCCATGTCAACATCTCCTCCTGCCTCGACAATTGCGTCTACTTTGCCACCGCAAGTCAGTGACGCGTCAGACAATTCATCACTCGCGAGAAGCGACGAGCTTCGCAATGCTCGATCCAAAGACACGACGCCATCAACACCTCCCGACAGCCGAAATTATCCCATCGAGGTCctgcttcctcttccccCACCTCTCCTACCTCCCAATAACCCTCTGCGTGCATCCATCACACCTTCTGTATATCTCAGTCTCTACGACAAGGTCATCATCCACAGCCTTCAGCCCTCGTGCCCGATTAATTTGTCCGATATGCTTCGAGCTTGCGTTACTGGCTGGAAGCGAGATGGCGAGTGGCCCCCACGACCGACAATGGCTCCTGCTCCtgtcgccaagaagaagaaacctaAGAAGCCTTCAAACCCCTCAGAGAACGCGGGCAGTACTGTACGCCGCATGAGCTTTGGCCTGCTGGGCCGCGACAAGGACGATTCGACAAGCGGCAAGGGCATTCGCCGCAGCCTTGTTAGAGCCCTCGGCATTGGAGAAGGGACAGAGACCCCTAAATGA